Proteins encoded together in one Telopea speciosissima isolate NSW1024214 ecotype Mountain lineage chromosome 6, Tspe_v1, whole genome shotgun sequence window:
- the LOC122664629 gene encoding uncharacterized protein LOC122664629, producing the protein MELPLIFRSGNPSLRSLSSVGSVCSSGSKFSDFQVRNTKRRRRRSLDGISVSSPCIRSSVEQGGKEIEGGRDGESGGRFAGPAMEVTTFNQSFNDATTDFPVWEKLGAVVRLSYGIGIYGAMALAGRFICSITGIDSLGGFHPSLVAVIEGLGYAAPPIMALLFILDDEVVKVSPHARAIRDVEDEELRSFFYGMSPWQFILIVTASSVGEELFYRAAVQGSLADIFLRGTELMRDARGIAALAGVLPPFVPFAQAFSAVITAALTGSLYYVAASPKDPTYVVAPVLQSRSGREDLKKLFAAWYERRQMKKIYSPLLEGLLALYLGFEWIQTNNILSPMITHGIYSAVILGHGLWKIHDHRRRLRQRIQQLRLEGIKSNKL; encoded by the exons ATGGAACTGCCATTGATTTTTCGATCTGGGAACCCATCTCTGCGCTCACTCTCTTCTGTTGGATCAGTGTGTAGTTCTGGTTCCAAGTTTTCTGATTTTCAGGTGAGGAATAcgaagaggagaaggaggaggagcttGGATGGAATTAGCGTTTCGAGTCCGTGCATTAGATCTTCGGTGGAACAGGGAGGGAAAGAGATTGAAGGAGGAAGAGACGGTGAGAGTGGAGGAAGGTTCGCAGGTCCTGCCATGGAAGTCACCACATTCAATCAGAGCTTTAATGATGCTACTACTGACTTCCCTGTTTGGGAGAAATTGGGTGCTGTTGTGAGGCTTAGCTATGGAATTG GTATATATGGTGCAATGGCTCTAGCAGGAAGATTCATATGCTCAATTACTGGAATTGATTCCTTGGGGGGATTTCATCCATCATTAGTTGCCGTCATAGAAGGACTTGGATATGCAGCTCCTCCAATTATGGCCCTTCTATTTATATTAGAT GATGAAGTCGTAAAGGTATCACCTCATGCTCGTGCTATCAGAGATGTGGAGGATGAGGAGCTAAGGAGCTTCTTCTATGGAATGTCGCCATGGCAG TTTATACTCATTGTTACTGCAAGTTCAGTGGGAGAGGAGCTATTCTACCGCGCTGCCGTTCAG GGATCATTGGCTGATATATTTCTAAGAGGAACTGAATTGATGAGGGATGCTCGAGGAATTGCAGCTCTG GCTGGTGTGCTTCCTCCATTTGTGCCATTTGCTCAAGCATTTTCAGCTGTGATTACAGCTGCTCTCACTGGATCACTCTATTATGTTGCTGCCTCCCCAAAAG ATCCTACTTATGTAGTTGCACCGGTTCTACAATCTCGATCAGGTCGTGAAGATCTCAAAAAGCTCTTTGCAG CCTGGTATGAAAGAAGGCAAATGAAAAAGATCTACTCTCCTCTCTTGGAAGGACTTCTGGCCCTTTACCTGGGGTTTGAATGGATCCAG ACAAATAACATTCTATCTCCCATGATAACACACGGCATATATTCTGCGGTTATACTGGGACATGGCCTTTGGAAGATTCATGACCACCGGCGTCGACTCCGGCAAAGAATCCAACAGCTTAGATTAGAGGGAATAAAATCAAATAAGTTATAG